Genomic window (Roseivirga sp. 4D4):
GCTCTTATCCCAATAATATTTCTAATCGTTGCACTCTTCTATAATGTACTGGTCTTTGGAGATGGTGCTTTAGACGGATCAAATCAGATCATTCTTATTCTTTCAGGAGGTGTTGCCACGATAGTCGCCTTGCGACTTGGAATGAAATGGAAAGATGTTGAGAAGGGGATTGTAAAGACGATTAGTTCGGCAATGGCTTCCATCATTATTCTATTGCTGATAGGTTCTTTGGCAGGGACTTGGCTCTTGTCCGGTGTTGTGCCAGCTATGATTTACTATGGTCTGCAAATCTTGAACCCAACGATTTTCTTGTTTGCTGCATGTATTGTATGTGCGATAGTCTCGATAGCCACTGGTAGTTCGTGGACTACGGCTGCTACCGTTGGTATAGCACTTATGGGGATAGGAAAAGCCTTAGGTATTCATGACGGGATGATTGCCGGGGCAGTATTGTCAGGCGCATATTTCGGAGACAAAATGTCCCCACTTTCTGATACAACGAATTTGGCACCAGCGATGGCTGGTACGGATCTCTTCACCCATATCAGGTATATGACCATCACGACCATCCCATCCATTTCCATTGCCTTGATCCTCTTTTTGATTTTAGGATTTATGCAAGGTGGTTCCGGAGAAGTGACTGAGACATCTTCGATATTAACGGCAATAGATAGCAAGTTTAACATTAACGGCTGGCTGTTTTTGGTGCCTGCTACAGTGGTTTTTTTGATTGTGAAAAAAGTACCAGCAATTCCAGCCATATTAATTGGCGCACTTCTCGGTGCAGTTTTTGCTTTAATATTTCAACCTGAAGTGGTGAAAACTGTAGCGGATTGGACAGGAAGCTCTGCGAAGTTAATGTTCGTGGGGGTAATGAAATCTCTTTTTGGCGATGTGGCAATAGTAACTGGAAATGGAATTGTGGATGAACTTCTACAGTCTGGCGGTATGGCCGGGATGCTCAAAACAGTGTGGTTGATTGTGTCGGCAATGATTTTTGGAGGTGTAATGGAGTCTAGCGGTTTACTCAAAAGAATTGCTGAGGCTGTGATCACCAAAGTTAAATCCACTGGGTCTTTAGTAGCTGCTACAGCTGGGACAACTATCTTTTTCAATGGAACGGCTTCTGACCAATATCTGGCGATTGTAGTACCTGGTCGAATGTATGCTGATATCTATAAAAAGAAAGGCCTTGCACCTGAAAACTTGAGTAGGACTTTGGAAGATTCGGGTACCGTAACCTCGGTGCTAGTACCATGGAATACTTGTGGGGCCTATCATTCTAATGTTTTAGGTGTGGCAACGGGAGCTTATATTCCATACGCCTTCTTTAATCTTATTAGTCCGATTATGACGATTACCTTTGCCTATCTAAATATCAAAATTAGAAAGTTAAAGGAAGGCAAGTCAGAAATGGAAGTGGCCGCATGATGTTCCCCCTCTCAATTACAAAGGACGAAGTAATGGACCGTCCCCTCAAGAGTTATGAGGGAAAGGTGGTTATTGCTGCTGACAAGAAGAGCACCGAAAGGGCTATGTCGGAAATCAATGAATTCGACATGGTGGGTTTTGATACCGAAGCCAAACCAACATTTCAAAAAGGTCAAATAAGAAATATCAGTCTTATACAAGTCGCCACAGAAGAGAAAGTATACCTTTTAAGGACACATCATATTGGGGTGATCGATAGCCTTCATCATTTCTTAGAGAATGAAAGCATAAAGAAGGTAGGGATAGGGTTATTAGATGATTTTAATTTGCTAAATAGACTGAGGGCTTTTGAGCCCAACGGATTTATTGACCTGAATGATACCTTTCAAGAATTAGGAGCAGAAAACATAGGTGCCAGAAATTTAGCAGCCATGGTTTTGGATATACGCATCTCTAAATCTGCTCAAACGTCTAATTGGGAGGCAGAACAGCTAGCCCAAAAACAAATCAAATACGCTGCTACAGACGCTTGGATTTGTCTCGAAATCCATAATAAGCTATCCCAATGGGGGTACGTCTAATTTTTTCTACCCGTCTACTGCTTGTCTACGGCCAATTCTTAGATACACGAACTTCTGCAAGTACATTTGTTTAGTCCTTCGGCTGGCTAGTAATATGCCTGTTGGACGAAATCGGCTAACGTTGTGATGAATGCTTGTGCTGGGGAAGCCTTAGCCGAAACAACAGCGAAGTTTAGTTTAGTACTATGTGTTTTGGTGAGTAGAGCTGACCCATACGGGGACAGCTCTTTCCATTTATAAGGATACCTAAACCAATGTAAAACAAGGACTTAATTCTTTGCCAATTCACACAACAGCCTTTATAAATTTTTAATACATTGTCATTGTGAGACGTCTTGGCTGGCTGCTTATATTGCTTACCACCTTTCCTTTTTTGGTGTATTGCCAGGAAGGAGGTGAGTCTGAATTGCGTAAGCAATACGATTCTCTATTCAAATATGAGCGTTCAGGTGACCTTACTGAGGGCATTGCCTTTGCCAAACAGGTGATTGCACTGGCTGAAGAGGAGAATGATAACTACATAAGAGGCCGGGCTGCACATACCTTGTCTAGGTTGTATTACTTCAGAGAGGATATGGATAGCAGTCTTCAAAACTCATTGCAACTAATCCCGCTTGGCCTTGAAGTTCGAGAATATCAGTCTACGATAAATGCTGCAAACCATTTGGCGCTTATTTATTTTGATAAGAGCGCTTACGATTCGAGCTTGTTTTACTACGAGATGGCTGCACAAATTGCCAAGGATAATGTTCCAAAACGTTATCCAGTTACGCTAGCTAACCTTGGTTTTATTCATGGACAATTAGATAATCGTGAATCAGAGCTAGAGTATTATTTGGAAGCAATTAGGATTGTTGAGGAGACACCCGAGTATGATGAACTGGGTAGAATCCGTGGCATGACTTATGGTGGCGTGGGAGATTACTACACTTTTATTGAGGAATATGATAAAGCGATAGAAAACTTTGAAGCTAAACTGGCCCTCGGAAAGGAGAAAAACAATCTCAGAATGCAGTATGAGGCATATGCGGGCCTTGGTAATGCCTATGCCAAACCGAGCTTTTATGATTTTGAAAAGAGTAAATCCTATTACTTAGAGATAGCGAAGGACACAATCGAAGATAATTTCCACTATAGAGGTAATGCATTTCTGAACCTCGGCAGACTGTATAAGACAAATGAGGACTTTACTGGTGCCATGGATTATCTTAGAAAGGCTTATAAGTTATATGAATCCACAGGCAGTAAGGACTGGAAGTCTCGTATAGAACATGAAATCGGAGATACTTATCTATCCTTAAAAAGACTTAATCAAGCGGAAAATTGGCTCACAAAATCTCTGGAGAATGCTCTTAGTAGCAGGCTGGCTGTGCGCGAGAAGAATGCGCTTGTTGGGCTTTATCAAATAGACTCAATTCGCGGTAATTACAGAGCAGCACTGGCCAAATTCCAACGTTATCGTTGGATTGAAGATTCATTGTTAAGCCAAGAATCAGAAGATAGGATCAGAGAGCTACAGGTCAGGTATGAGTCGGAGCAAAAAGAAAAGGAAAACCTATTGCTGAAAAACGACTTAGAAATATCTGAAGCGAAAATTGAAAATCAGCAGCTAATACAATTGATTATTGCAGCATTTACCATTGCAGTGATCATAGTAGTAATAGTTCTTTATAGAGCCAATCAGCGCAGGAAGTTGTCTAACAAAGCACTGAAGGAGAAAAATCAACTTATCTCCAAGCAACATGATGAATTGGCTTTTAAGACAGACAAACTTCTTCTCGTTAACTCTCAACTGAAGGCTTTGGCTGAATTTAGGTCTGATTTGACCAATATGATTGCTCATGATATGAAGAACCCACTGAATGCAATCATAGGTCTTTCTAATGCCGAAAATCAAGACAAGAGAATTCGAAATATCACACAGTCTGGTTATCAACTATTGCATCTGGTAACCAATATGCTTGAGGTTGATAAGTATGAAACTACTGAGCATAAGCCCCAATTGACAGTGGCCTCACTTGATCAGGTCATATTGGATGCCAAACGACAAGTTGAGATACTGATGGAGGCCAAAGAGATTAGTTTCGAAAGCTTAATACCGAAAAAGACTTGTGTTAAGATAGATGTTGAAGGCATAAAAAGGGTCTTTATTAACCTACTCTCTAATGCTATCAAATATTCGCCCAACCAAGGGCAAGTACGGATAGAAAAAGTGGAGGAAAGAGGCGGAGCTATCCACCTCAAAGTAACAGATCAAGGCGCGGGTATCTCAAAGGACCGATTGCCACATGTATTTGATAAGTTTTGGCATTCTAATGCCAAAGATTCTGGTTTTGCAGCTTCTACGGGCCTTGGATTGACTTTTTGCAAGATGACCATTGAGGCCCATGGAGGTGAGATTTGGGTCGAGTCAGAAATCGGCAAAGGGACTACTATATTCTTTACCCTGCCAC
Coding sequences:
- the nhaC gene encoding Na+/H+ antiporter NhaC, giving the protein MDYQYQKPTLLQALIPIIFLIVALFYNVLVFGDGALDGSNQIILILSGGVATIVALRLGMKWKDVEKGIVKTISSAMASIIILLLIGSLAGTWLLSGVVPAMIYYGLQILNPTIFLFAACIVCAIVSIATGSSWTTAATVGIALMGIGKALGIHDGMIAGAVLSGAYFGDKMSPLSDTTNLAPAMAGTDLFTHIRYMTITTIPSISIALILFLILGFMQGGSGEVTETSSILTAIDSKFNINGWLFLVPATVVFLIVKKVPAIPAILIGALLGAVFALIFQPEVVKTVADWTGSSAKLMFVGVMKSLFGDVAIVTGNGIVDELLQSGGMAGMLKTVWLIVSAMIFGGVMESSGLLKRIAEAVITKVKSTGSLVAATAGTTIFFNGTASDQYLAIVVPGRMYADIYKKKGLAPENLSRTLEDSGTVTSVLVPWNTCGAYHSNVLGVATGAYIPYAFFNLISPIMTITFAYLNIKIRKLKEGKSEMEVAA
- a CDS encoding 3'-5' exonuclease, whose protein sequence is MDRPLKSYEGKVVIAADKKSTERAMSEINEFDMVGFDTEAKPTFQKGQIRNISLIQVATEEKVYLLRTHHIGVIDSLHHFLENESIKKVGIGLLDDFNLLNRLRAFEPNGFIDLNDTFQELGAENIGARNLAAMVLDIRISKSAQTSNWEAEQLAQKQIKYAATDAWICLEIHNKLSQWGYV
- a CDS encoding tetratricopeptide repeat-containing sensor histidine kinase produces the protein MRRLGWLLILLTTFPFLVYCQEGGESELRKQYDSLFKYERSGDLTEGIAFAKQVIALAEEENDNYIRGRAAHTLSRLYYFREDMDSSLQNSLQLIPLGLEVREYQSTINAANHLALIYFDKSAYDSSLFYYEMAAQIAKDNVPKRYPVTLANLGFIHGQLDNRESELEYYLEAIRIVEETPEYDELGRIRGMTYGGVGDYYTFIEEYDKAIENFEAKLALGKEKNNLRMQYEAYAGLGNAYAKPSFYDFEKSKSYYLEIAKDTIEDNFHYRGNAFLNLGRLYKTNEDFTGAMDYLRKAYKLYESTGSKDWKSRIEHEIGDTYLSLKRLNQAENWLTKSLENALSSRLAVREKNALVGLYQIDSIRGNYRAALAKFQRYRWIEDSLLSQESEDRIRELQVRYESEQKEKENLLLKNDLEISEAKIENQQLIQLIIAAFTIAVIIVVIVLYRANQRRKLSNKALKEKNQLISKQHDELAFKTDKLLLVNSQLKALAEFRSDLTNMIAHDMKNPLNAIIGLSNAENQDKRIRNITQSGYQLLHLVTNMLEVDKYETTEHKPQLTVASLDQVILDAKRQVEILMEAKEISFESLIPKKTCVKIDVEGIKRVFINLLSNAIKYSPNQGQVRIEKVEERGGAIHLKVTDQGAGISKDRLPHVFDKFWHSNAKDSGFAASTGLGLTFCKMTIEAHGGEIWVESEIGKGTTIFFTLPLSKNEVCEESLGVNLDITSQDDLIIETELELIASKAEFLKDLKVHQVSAISRILKELEKEGVKSNWLKSIQSAVYNADQVRYDELLAMLNLAEQ